Proteins encoded together in one Chrysemys picta bellii isolate R12L10 chromosome 22, ASM1138683v2, whole genome shotgun sequence window:
- the HSD17B6 gene encoding 17-beta-hydroxysteroid dehydrogenase type 6 — MFLTFAVSKAAEQGDQAGAGTQGKRRPCSQCGRMWLYLAALLGLYFLRRWYRERQTVENLREKYVLITGCDSGFGNLLAKQLDVRGLRVLAACLTQQGAEQLRKATSERLQTVILDVTRTDSIAAATAWVKEQVGDKGLWGLVNNAGLVFPVAPNEWLTKDDFVKVLDVNLVGLIEVTLSFLPLVKRARGRVVNVASILGRLAFYGGGYCPSKYGVEAFSDSLRRELRPFGVKIAIVEPGYFRTPMTETRRNLECLEQSWRRAHPDIKESYGQRYFDSRHKLTREILLTKPSTNLYLVTDCMEHALTARHPRTRYSGGWDAQFFYIPLSYLPTALADWVLTWTWPRPAQAL, encoded by the exons ATGTTCCTCACCTTCGCTGTGTCCaaggctgcagagcagggggaCCAGGCGGGAGCTGGCACCCAGGGCAAGCGGAGACCTTGTTCACAG tgtgggaggatGTGGCTGTACCTGGCCGCCCTGCTGGGGCTGTACTTCCTCCGCCGATGGTACCGGGAGCGGCAGACTGTGGAGAACCTCCGAGAGAAATACGTCCTGATCACCGGCTGCGACTCCGGCTTCGGGAACCTGCTGGCCAAGCAGCTGGACGTGCGGGGCCTGCGGGTGCTGGCGGCTTGTCTCACCCAGCAGGGCGCGGAGCAGCTGAGGAAGGCGACGTCGGAGCGGCTGCAAACGGTGATCCTGGACGTCACCCGGACCGACAGCATCGCCGCGGCCACCGCCTGGGTGAAGGAACAAGTGGGGGACAAAG ggctctggggcctGGTGAACAACGCGGGGCTCGTCTTCCCCGTGGCCCCCAATGAGTGGCTGACCAAGGACGACTTCGTCAAGGTGCTGGACGTGAACCTGGTCGGCCTGATCGAGGTGACCCTCAGCTTCCTGCCCCTGGTGAAACGAGCCAGGGGCCGAGTCGTCAACGTGGCCAGTATCCTGGGCCGGCTGGCCTTCTACGGAGGGGGCTACTGCCCTTCTAAGTACGGCGTGGAGGCGTTCTCCGACAGCCTCAG GCGCGAGCTCCGGCCCTTCGGCGTGAAGATCGCCATTGTGGAGCCGGGCTATTTCCGCACGCCCATGACGGAGACCCGGCGCAATCTGGAGtgcctggagcagagctggcgCCGTGCCCACCCCGACATCAAGGAGAGCTACGGGCAGCGCTACTTCGACAGCC GCCACAAGCTCACCAGAGAGATACTCTTGACAAAACCCAGCACCAACCTCTACCTGGTCACTGACTGCATGGAGCACGCGCTGACAGCCCGTCACCCCCGCACCCGCTACTCCGGCGGCTGGGACGCCCAGTTCTTCTACATCCCCCTCTCCTACCTGCCCACGGCCTTGGCGGACTGGGTGCTGACCTGGACTTGGCCCCGCCCAGCCCAGGCCCTGTAA